A genomic segment from Chitinophaga niabensis encodes:
- a CDS encoding SusC/RagA family TonB-linked outer membrane protein: protein MNKKLLSYLAGYTPRLLCLLSLSIFLLGAEANAQDRVLKVSGKVTTELDGPVIGASVRISGTRLGTVTDADGKYLINVSPTDSLEFSYVGYKTIRYAVRNRVDLNVKLEATAGGLNEVSIVGYGQQKKISVIGAQSTLDVDDIKLPIRDIASTLGGRISGMITTSRGGGPGQDNSGFLVRGVATFGTSTRTPLIIIDGVPDRALNDVDPEDIQTFTVLKDAVSTAVYGTRGANGVIIITTKKGVAGKPAVKFELNQGMTQLVQVPKLVDAPTWMTLYNEGLTNRGRPALYTDERIAMHRNGTDPELYPNVNWYDEIFRKAGVTQRANVNISGGSDRATYYISAGYYRETGMLRDIPSDQKSYDTKSYYKRYNFTANIGVNVTATTKVDLGMAAIIDNRNGVWGGADVNALNNLFLQVLRVPPHIMPGRYPNGVYSQYPGGFSSPSKIAFDQGATNDYSATIRPNLRLKQDLDFITKGLSFSGLFSFDIYTDGTTATTRSGPSVYATGRDADGELIYQLTRDANGALTYYSARSSTRRMYSEASLNYGRTFGKHEFGGLLLFNQSEYIDGNATTFTSSVPFRNRGLTGRVTYGYDNRYFLEGNFGYTGSENFSPSNRFGFFPSAGVGYIISNEKFYEPLKDIMPYFKIRYSYGLTGNGGFSTRFLYLTQLAKTAATGYQFGTPTALSPAYSGYAESQIATDPSWETSYRHNLGIEMNFLKNDLKIVTELFREMRKGILRADQTIPGLSGFGSVNPTRNIGIVLNKGIDVTMTYKKTLSKQRWINVTGTFTFNDNTNLQDGLPPQRYPWMEWKGKQVDAKTLYIAEGLFKDQAEIDRSAKQTGDIRPGDIKYKDLNEDGVIDANDIARIDVSGTPKMMYGVNLQFGWKGFDIGAFIQGTGKTWLSYGMGDGTTPFAQGPISAGLMSMATDRWTEENPNPNAFYPRMNTNQDPNSNYLNSTWWLKPSDFVRLKSAEIGYTLSATLTKRIGISNLRVFLNGTNLLTWSKWKYWDPELNDTGTSSTNYTRGESYPNTKAYNFGVRASF, encoded by the coding sequence ATGAATAAAAAGCTACTCAGCTATCTCGCCGGGTATACTCCCAGGCTCTTATGCCTCCTCTCCCTATCCATCTTCCTTCTTGGTGCAGAAGCTAATGCCCAGGACAGAGTATTGAAAGTTTCTGGTAAAGTGACAACTGAATTGGATGGACCGGTGATCGGGGCCAGCGTTAGGATCTCCGGTACCCGCCTTGGTACAGTAACTGACGCAGACGGAAAATACCTGATCAATGTGAGCCCCACAGACTCGCTCGAGTTCTCTTATGTGGGTTACAAAACGATCCGTTATGCCGTACGGAACAGGGTAGACCTGAACGTAAAATTAGAAGCCACCGCTGGTGGTTTGAATGAAGTAAGTATTGTTGGTTACGGCCAGCAGAAAAAGATCAGCGTAATTGGTGCACAGTCAACCCTGGATGTAGACGACATCAAGTTACCCATAAGAGATATCGCCAGTACCCTGGGTGGAAGGATCTCGGGTATGATCACCACCTCAAGAGGTGGCGGCCCTGGTCAGGATAACTCCGGTTTCCTGGTTAGAGGGGTGGCTACTTTTGGTACCAGCACCCGTACGCCCCTGATCATTATCGACGGGGTGCCGGACAGGGCTTTGAATGATGTAGATCCTGAAGACATTCAGACCTTCACTGTATTGAAAGATGCAGTATCCACAGCCGTATACGGTACACGTGGTGCAAACGGCGTTATCATCATCACCACCAAAAAAGGGGTAGCTGGTAAACCTGCTGTTAAATTTGAACTGAACCAGGGGATGACCCAATTGGTGCAGGTCCCGAAACTGGTAGATGCTCCCACCTGGATGACCTTGTATAACGAAGGTTTGACCAATAGGGGAAGACCTGCATTGTATACGGATGAACGTATAGCAATGCACAGGAACGGTACCGATCCTGAATTATATCCTAACGTGAACTGGTATGATGAGATCTTCAGGAAAGCAGGTGTAACACAAAGGGCAAACGTAAACATCAGTGGTGGTTCAGACAGGGCTACTTACTATATCTCCGCTGGTTATTACAGGGAAACCGGTATGCTGCGCGATATTCCTTCAGATCAGAAAAGTTACGACACGAAGTCTTATTACAAACGTTACAACTTCACCGCCAACATTGGTGTGAATGTAACCGCCACTACCAAGGTAGACCTGGGTATGGCTGCTATCATCGATAACAGGAATGGTGTTTGGGGTGGTGCAGACGTGAATGCACTCAACAACCTGTTCTTACAGGTATTACGTGTTCCTCCGCACATCATGCCAGGCAGGTATCCGAATGGCGTGTATTCACAATATCCCGGCGGTTTCAGCAGTCCCAGCAAAATTGCATTTGACCAGGGTGCCACCAACGATTATTCCGCCACCATTCGTCCGAACTTAAGGCTGAAACAAGACCTTGATTTCATCACGAAAGGATTATCCTTCTCCGGCTTATTCTCTTTTGATATTTATACAGACGGTACAACGGCAACCACCCGTTCCGGTCCATCCGTATACGCTACAGGCCGTGATGCGGACGGTGAGCTGATCTACCAGCTTACCCGCGATGCCAACGGGGCGCTGACTTACTATTCCGCCCGGAGTTCCACCAGGCGCATGTATTCAGAAGCATCCCTGAACTATGGCCGTACTTTCGGTAAACATGAGTTCGGTGGTCTGCTGCTTTTTAACCAGTCTGAATACATAGACGGAAATGCCACCACCTTTACTTCTTCCGTACCATTCCGCAACCGCGGTCTTACCGGAAGGGTTACTTACGGTTATGATAACCGTTACTTCCTGGAAGGAAACTTTGGTTACACCGGTTCTGAGAACTTCAGCCCCAGTAACAGGTTTGGTTTCTTCCCATCTGCAGGGGTAGGTTACATCATTTCGAACGAGAAATTCTATGAGCCGTTAAAAGACATCATGCCTTACTTCAAAATAAGGTATAGTTATGGTTTGACCGGTAATGGTGGTTTCAGTACCCGTTTCCTTTACCTCACGCAACTGGCAAAAACAGCTGCAACCGGCTACCAGTTTGGTACACCTACTGCACTGTCTCCTGCTTACAGCGGATATGCTGAATCACAGATCGCTACAGATCCTTCATGGGAAACTTCTTACCGTCACAACCTGGGTATAGAAATGAACTTCCTGAAGAACGATCTGAAGATCGTAACAGAACTGTTCAGGGAGATGCGTAAAGGCATCCTGAGAGCAGATCAGACCATTCCCGGCCTGTCAGGTTTTGGCAGTGTGAACCCTACCCGCAACATTGGTATTGTGCTGAACAAAGGGATAGATGTAACCATGACGTATAAGAAAACACTTTCTAAACAACGCTGGATAAACGTTACCGGAACCTTCACCTTTAACGATAACACCAACCTGCAGGACGGTCTTCCCCCGCAGCGTTATCCATGGATGGAGTGGAAAGGCAAACAGGTAGATGCTAAAACGCTGTACATCGCTGAAGGGCTCTTTAAAGACCAGGCAGAGATCGACAGGTCAGCCAAGCAAACAGGTGATATCCGCCCCGGCGATATCAAATATAAAGACCTGAACGAAGATGGCGTGATCGATGCGAACGACATTGCACGGATAGACGTGTCCGGTACACCTAAAATGATGTACGGTGTGAACCTTCAGTTTGGCTGGAAAGGTTTTGACATCGGCGCCTTTATACAAGGTACAGGAAAAACATGGCTGAGCTATGGCATGGGAGATGGAACAACACCATTTGCACAAGGCCCTATCAGCGCAGGTTTGATGAGCATGGCAACAGACCGGTGGACAGAAGAGAATCCTAACCCGAATGCATTTTATCCAAGGATGAATACCAACCAGGACCCTAACTCCAACTACCTGAACAGTACCTGGTGGCTGAAACCATCAGACTTTGTAAGGCTGAAGAGTGCAGAGATCGGTTATACATTAAGTGCTACACTTACCAAACGTATTGGTATCAGTAATCTCCGTGTTTTCCTGAACGGCACCAACCTGCTCACATGGTCTAAATGGAAATACTGGGATCCTGAGCTGAACGATACCGGTACCAGTTCAACGAACTATACCCGGGGAGAATCTTATCCGAATACGAAGGCGTACAATTTTGGTGTAAGGGCTAGTTTTTAA
- a CDS encoding RagB/SusD family nutrient uptake outer membrane protein encodes MRYHITKYTALLSITLLLSTGCKKGFFDGAPKDLQTIEMVFQNKLEAESWLSGVYNRLPDVWADGTVTGRGLGELCDELELNSPSIIAAGTINGSSSINVYTSYYQAIRLANIFMANIENSKTNLLLEPNGAELIQQYKGEARFLRAYYYWMLIRFYGPVVLVGDKIAGVDDDFQLPRNTWSECVDYILAEMDAAKDMVPEKHIVPSSGADDLTQTGRITKLIVEAVKSQVLLYDASPLFNGNPDYAGFKNTDGKELMNLTADPQKWARAATAAKIAIDHAVTNGRKLYAVTNADPFLAAVNSHRGLFLTGWADEGIWLRTVTGYAVWEEHCAPRAVNGTKTVAVLSMPQEMVDMYRMINGRRIDEAGSNYVETGFTATAKANFYVAGTSNMYVNREPRFYTNVTFNGSTIPFVPKTGLTRVEYWPDGNSGNGNGTQTMYPKTGYLVRKNTNASRNLQSNAGNVVRPAMYIRLGELYLNYAEALNESDPTNPDVLTYLNFIRVRGGIPAVAAGLDQATMRKLIQRERCIELAYEGHRFFDVRRWKIVTEPEGRQGGEFHGMNVFTGAGLGDVAFYARTRTSTRVWNTRYNLLPLPQSEVNKNFKMVQTFGY; translated from the coding sequence ATGAGATATCATATCACAAAATATACCGCATTACTCAGCATCACTTTATTACTGTCTACCGGATGTAAAAAAGGTTTCTTTGATGGTGCCCCTAAAGACCTGCAAACCATTGAAATGGTATTCCAGAATAAACTGGAAGCAGAAAGCTGGCTTTCCGGCGTATACAACCGCCTGCCGGATGTATGGGCAGACGGAACTGTTACCGGCAGGGGATTGGGCGAGCTTTGCGATGAGCTGGAACTGAATTCACCTTCCATTATTGCAGCAGGAACCATCAATGGCAGCAGCAGTATCAATGTGTATACTTCTTATTACCAGGCTATCCGCCTGGCCAATATATTCATGGCCAATATTGAGAACAGCAAAACCAATCTTTTGCTGGAACCCAATGGTGCGGAGCTGATCCAGCAGTATAAAGGAGAAGCGCGTTTCCTGAGAGCTTACTATTACTGGATGCTGATCAGGTTCTACGGCCCTGTAGTATTGGTAGGTGATAAGATTGCCGGTGTGGATGACGACTTCCAGTTACCCAGGAATACCTGGAGCGAATGTGTGGATTACATCCTCGCGGAAATGGATGCTGCTAAAGACATGGTGCCTGAGAAACACATTGTACCTTCTTCCGGCGCGGATGATCTTACCCAAACCGGCCGCATCACCAAACTGATCGTGGAAGCGGTGAAGAGCCAGGTGTTGTTATATGATGCCAGCCCGCTCTTTAATGGTAACCCTGATTATGCCGGTTTCAAAAATACAGATGGCAAAGAACTGATGAACCTCACAGCTGATCCTCAGAAATGGGCACGTGCTGCCACTGCAGCTAAAATAGCGATCGATCATGCCGTAACGAACGGAAGGAAATTATATGCGGTAACCAATGCAGATCCATTCCTCGCAGCAGTGAATTCTCACAGGGGGTTATTCTTAACAGGATGGGCAGACGAAGGTATCTGGTTAAGAACAGTTACCGGTTATGCCGTATGGGAAGAACATTGTGCCCCGCGTGCCGTAAATGGTACTAAAACAGTAGCCGTACTGTCTATGCCACAGGAAATGGTGGATATGTACAGGATGATCAACGGGCGCCGCATTGACGAAGCCGGCAGCAATTACGTGGAAACAGGTTTTACTGCTACCGCAAAAGCCAACTTCTATGTAGCCGGTACTTCTAATATGTATGTGAACAGGGAGCCACGCTTCTATACCAATGTTACTTTCAATGGTTCTACCATTCCCTTTGTGCCTAAAACAGGACTTACAAGAGTGGAATACTGGCCTGATGGTAATTCCGGCAACGGTAATGGTACCCAAACCATGTATCCTAAAACAGGTTACCTCGTGCGTAAGAACACCAATGCCAGCAGGAACCTTCAATCCAATGCCGGTAACGTAGTACGGCCTGCTATGTACATTCGTCTCGGTGAATTGTACCTCAACTATGCAGAAGCATTGAACGAATCCGATCCTACTAATCCGGATGTACTCACTTACCTGAACTTTATCCGTGTGCGTGGAGGGATCCCTGCTGTAGCTGCAGGATTAGACCAGGCTACCATGCGTAAGCTGATCCAAAGGGAACGTTGTATTGAGCTGGCATACGAAGGGCACCGCTTCTTTGATGTGCGCAGATGGAAGATCGTAACTGAACCGGAAGGCCGCCAGGGTGGAGAATTTCATGGTATGAACGTATTCACCGGTGCCGGTTTGGGCGATGTGGCATTCTATGCACGTACAAGGACCAGTACCCGTGTATGGAACACCAGGTATAACCTGCTGCCTTTACCACAAAGTGAAGTGAACAAGAACTTTAAAATGGTACAAACCTTTGGATACTAA
- a CDS encoding sialidase family protein, translating into MTGAKRILSALCLLPVLMMAQEQKKYKVPVLKGKEINPVIRIRIDAAGENETLQQMEVSIKGAAIRNVKIFNAGADSAFLKGEKPLFAEAKAAAKITFKGNLPLRQGPNYLWVTVTPDVKALLTDRLNINVTTVQLNNRTVKVPADNYTNRLGIALRQHNQDSVHTYRIPGLATAKDGTLLAIYDVRRDKGGDLQGNIDIGLSRSLDKGKTWQPMQIVLDMGTWGNLPQQFNGVSDPNVLVDKNTGNIFISGLWMHGVINEKGKWVEGLTAESKDWNHQWKTKGSQPGFDVKQSSQFLITKSTDNGKTWSEPINITRMCKQEDWWLLAPAPGQGITLKDGTLVMPTQGRNATGKAFSNITYSKDGGNTWKTSNPATKESTTENMAVELSDGSIMLNMRSGANSRDTSSTNGRVVATTVNLGQDWVIHPTSHNALPEPTCMASIIRHDLIQNGKKRSVLLFANPDSKTARQHMTIKVSYDDGKTWPGHKKILLDEGKSRGYSCLTSIDNNTIGILYESSQADLVFQTIQLEELL; encoded by the coding sequence ATGACAGGAGCAAAGAGGATATTGAGCGCACTATGTTTACTGCCCGTTTTGATGATGGCGCAGGAACAGAAAAAGTATAAGGTGCCGGTACTGAAAGGGAAAGAGATCAATCCTGTTATACGCATCCGTATTGATGCAGCAGGGGAGAACGAAACCCTTCAGCAGATGGAAGTCTCCATAAAAGGAGCGGCTATCCGGAATGTGAAGATCTTCAACGCCGGAGCAGATTCCGCTTTCCTGAAAGGTGAAAAGCCCCTTTTTGCAGAGGCGAAAGCTGCTGCTAAGATCACGTTTAAAGGCAACCTGCCGCTCCGCCAGGGACCAAATTATCTCTGGGTAACGGTAACGCCTGATGTTAAGGCATTACTTACTGACCGACTGAATATCAACGTTACGACTGTTCAGCTAAACAACAGAACGGTAAAAGTACCTGCTGATAATTATACTAACAGATTGGGCATTGCATTAAGACAGCATAACCAGGATTCGGTACATACGTACCGGATCCCCGGGCTTGCTACTGCCAAAGACGGCACCCTCCTGGCTATCTATGATGTGCGCAGGGATAAAGGAGGCGATCTGCAGGGGAATATCGATATTGGTTTATCCCGCAGCCTGGATAAAGGCAAAACATGGCAGCCGATGCAGATTGTGCTGGATATGGGCACCTGGGGTAATTTGCCACAGCAGTTCAATGGTGTTTCAGACCCCAATGTGCTGGTAGATAAAAACACCGGCAACATTTTCATTTCCGGGTTATGGATGCACGGCGTGATCAACGAAAAGGGGAAATGGGTGGAAGGATTAACCGCAGAAAGTAAAGACTGGAACCACCAGTGGAAGACCAAAGGTTCTCAGCCCGGTTTTGATGTAAAGCAGTCCTCCCAGTTCCTGATCACCAAAAGTACAGATAACGGAAAAACCTGGAGCGAACCCATTAACATCACCCGGATGTGCAAACAGGAAGACTGGTGGCTACTTGCACCAGCACCCGGGCAGGGCATTACGCTGAAAGACGGAACGCTTGTAATGCCTACACAGGGCAGGAATGCAACGGGCAAAGCTTTCTCCAACATTACCTATAGTAAAGATGGTGGTAACACCTGGAAAACAAGTAATCCCGCTACAAAAGAATCCACTACAGAAAATATGGCGGTAGAATTGTCTGACGGCAGCATCATGTTAAACATGCGTTCCGGAGCCAACAGCAGGGATACCAGCAGCACAAATGGCAGGGTAGTGGCCACCACCGTTAACCTGGGGCAGGATTGGGTGATACATCCCACCTCTCACAATGCATTGCCGGAACCCACCTGCATGGCCAGCATTATCAGGCATGATCTTATACAAAATGGAAAGAAAAGGTCCGTACTGTTGTTTGCAAACCCGGATTCAAAAACAGCCCGTCAGCATATGACCATCAAAGTAAGTTACGATGATGGCAAAACATGGCCGGGTCATAAAAAGATCTTACTGGACGAAGGGAAGAGCAGAGGTTATTCCTGTTTAACCAGCATAGACAATAATACCATTGGTATCTTATACGAAAGCAGCCAGGCGGACCTGGTGTTCCAAACCATACAATTAGAAGAACTATTATGA
- a CDS encoding MFS transporter gives MKHSFYSWTIVAMLWIVAFLNYLDRILITSMRDPIVADFGLTDAQFGLLTSVFLWSYGILSPFGGFFADRYSRKKVIVFSVMVWSAVTLWTGFTHSFYEMLTARFLMGVSEACYIPAALALITDYHKGRTRSLATGLHMSGLYAGLALGGLGGYIAELWGWRSGFHVFGIVGIVYSIILLYVLKDYKKTAEEGTATVTTESISLTGALKELFSKASFFILLVYFAVLGIVNWLVYGWLPTFLKDHFHLNLGEAGISATGYIQIGSFIGVVLGGILADRWTRKNNRGRLYVLIIGFTLGAPFLFLMASTTIFSIAIIAMLFFGLARGFNDANMMPILRQVADGRYIATGYGFLNFLSTIIGGLMVYVGGALKDAQIDLSIIYQVSAVAMLLATWLLFAVKLKKN, from the coding sequence ATGAAGCATTCCTTTTACTCCTGGACAATTGTAGCTATGCTCTGGATAGTGGCTTTTTTGAACTATCTGGACAGGATACTGATCACTTCCATGCGCGATCCTATTGTGGCCGATTTCGGCCTTACAGATGCGCAATTCGGATTGCTGACCTCTGTATTCCTCTGGTCGTACGGTATTCTCAGCCCATTTGGTGGTTTCTTTGCGGACAGGTACAGCAGGAAAAAAGTGATTGTGTTCAGCGTAATGGTATGGTCTGCCGTAACCTTGTGGACAGGCTTCACGCATTCCTTCTACGAAATGCTGACCGCCCGTTTCCTGATGGGTGTGAGTGAGGCTTGTTATATTCCTGCAGCACTGGCTTTGATCACGGATTATCATAAAGGCCGTACACGTTCACTGGCAACAGGTTTGCATATGAGTGGCCTGTATGCAGGGCTGGCATTGGGTGGCCTGGGTGGTTACATTGCTGAGCTGTGGGGATGGCGTTCCGGTTTCCATGTATTCGGGATCGTTGGGATTGTGTATTCTATCATATTATTATACGTTTTAAAAGACTATAAAAAAACAGCGGAAGAAGGAACAGCCACTGTTACAACAGAAAGCATCAGCCTTACCGGCGCATTAAAAGAATTATTCAGCAAAGCCTCTTTCTTTATACTTCTTGTATATTTTGCTGTACTGGGCATTGTGAACTGGCTGGTGTATGGGTGGCTGCCAACCTTCCTCAAAGATCATTTCCATCTTAACCTGGGAGAAGCCGGTATTTCCGCTACCGGTTATATACAAATAGGTTCCTTTATTGGCGTTGTATTAGGCGGTATCCTGGCAGACAGGTGGACGCGTAAGAACAACAGGGGGCGTTTGTATGTACTGATCATTGGTTTTACCCTGGGCGCACCGTTCTTATTCCTGATGGCTTCTACCACTATATTCAGCATTGCTATCATTGCCATGTTGTTCTTTGGACTGGCAAGAGGTTTCAATGATGCGAACATGATGCCCATCTTAAGGCAGGTGGCGGATGGAAGATACATTGCTACAGGATATGGATTCCTGAATTTCTTAAGCACCATTATAGGTGGTTTGATGGTATATGTGGGTGGCGCTCTCAAGGATGCGCAGATAGACCTTTCTATCATATACCAGGTATCCGCAGTTGCCATGTTACTGGCTACCTGGTTGTTATTTGCGGTGAAGTTGAAGAAGAACTAG
- a CDS encoding galactose oxidase has product MAIETLEENYLTWQDSLPSIPDPVGFAGSFAGVSNGTLLVAGGANFPDGGTPWTGSKKVWHQHIFALEKPGGEWKTAGILPHALGYGATVTWKDACILIGGSSEQGHHAEVWMLKYIDGRIACTALPSLPKTIANTSGVLIGDVIYVAGGTETPDALQTEKNCWVLDLAAEHKAWKVLPPWPGPSRMLAVTGTLDGNFYLFSGAELENGVRNYLRDAYEYSPEHGWKKLANLPSATVAAPSPAFDLMIFGGDNGAATAQRDQHPGFSRQILNYNTHTDTWSVRGQLPAAPPVTTTLTVWNGNVVIPGGEVKPTIRTTKVLTGIVKQH; this is encoded by the coding sequence ATGGCTATTGAAACGTTAGAAGAGAATTACCTGACATGGCAGGATAGCCTGCCTTCCATTCCTGATCCCGTTGGTTTTGCCGGTTCTTTTGCCGGTGTTTCCAATGGCACTTTACTGGTGGCAGGCGGGGCTAACTTCCCGGATGGCGGTACACCCTGGACGGGTTCTAAAAAAGTATGGCATCAGCACATCTTTGCGCTGGAAAAACCGGGTGGCGAATGGAAAACAGCAGGTATCCTGCCACATGCATTAGGCTACGGCGCTACGGTTACCTGGAAGGATGCCTGCATCCTCATCGGTGGCAGCAGTGAGCAGGGGCATCATGCAGAAGTATGGATGCTGAAATACATAGATGGAAGGATTGCCTGTACAGCCTTACCTTCCCTGCCAAAAACCATCGCTAACACCTCGGGGGTGTTAATCGGTGATGTGATCTATGTGGCAGGAGGTACTGAAACACCGGATGCGTTGCAGACGGAAAAGAACTGCTGGGTGCTGGACCTTGCTGCGGAACATAAAGCCTGGAAAGTATTGCCACCATGGCCCGGCCCTTCACGTATGCTCGCGGTAACGGGTACACTGGATGGAAATTTCTATCTTTTCAGTGGCGCGGAACTGGAGAATGGTGTTCGGAATTATCTGAGGGATGCTTACGAATATTCACCAGAGCATGGCTGGAAGAAACTGGCTAATCTTCCCTCAGCTACAGTGGCTGCACCTTCACCTGCCTTTGACCTAATGATCTTTGGCGGAGATAATGGAGCCGCCACAGCACAAAGAGATCAACATCCTGGCTTTTCCAGGCAGATATTGAATTATAATACACATACAGATACCTGGTCAGTAAGAGGGCAGTTGCCGGCAGCACCGCCGGTAACCACCACATTGACGGTTTGGAACGGTAATGTAGTGATACCGGGAGGTGAAGTGAAACCCACCATCCGTACCACTAAAGTACTCACAGGTATTGTTAAACAGCATTGA
- a CDS encoding sialidase family protein, giving the protein MQKYFLIAIAFITFSCKTTRTISSKAPLFDSSLVFEPGGPYASMRIPALVITKKGTLLAFCEGRIGTASDWADMDMIMKRSTDGGKTWQPNVIIAPKVSGQPTSNATPIVDKDGTIHLLYQRDYAKAYYTFSKDDGQTWSEATDITYAFDAFKPEYNWSVLAPGPGHAIQMTNGRLLAAVWMANPTKTTPRRAHAPSCIATIYSDDLGKTWKRGAIVSDNSPEFKNPSETMPMQLKDGRVMLNIRNVTEIHRRGVSYSPDGISGWTKPVFDEELFEPICMATIIRFGQDLLFINPDSKDTAKGNRRNLTVKVSSDEGQTWPLQKVLNPGASGYSDVAVGPDGTVYCLYETNAGTGFNYSMVLKRFNREWISKKD; this is encoded by the coding sequence GTGCAGAAATACTTTTTAATAGCTATCGCATTCATAACATTCAGCTGCAAAACCACGCGCACCATCAGTTCCAAAGCACCGCTCTTCGATAGCTCACTGGTCTTCGAACCCGGCGGCCCTTATGCCTCCATGCGCATCCCGGCATTAGTGATCACAAAAAAAGGAACACTGCTGGCATTTTGCGAAGGAAGGATCGGCACTGCCAGCGATTGGGCGGATATGGATATGATCATGAAAAGAAGCACCGACGGCGGAAAAACCTGGCAACCGAACGTGATCATTGCCCCGAAAGTAAGCGGGCAACCAACCAGCAACGCAACACCCATCGTGGATAAGGATGGTACCATCCATTTATTGTACCAGCGTGATTACGCCAAAGCCTATTATACTTTCTCCAAAGACGATGGCCAGACCTGGAGCGAAGCAACAGATATCACCTATGCATTTGATGCCTTCAAACCGGAATACAACTGGTCTGTATTAGCGCCAGGCCCCGGCCATGCCATCCAGATGACCAATGGACGTTTGCTCGCCGCAGTTTGGATGGCAAACCCCACCAAAACCACACCCAGGAGGGCGCATGCACCATCCTGCATTGCCACCATCTACAGCGACGATCTGGGAAAAACCTGGAAACGCGGCGCCATCGTTTCAGATAATTCCCCTGAGTTTAAAAACCCCAGCGAAACCATGCCGATGCAGTTAAAAGACGGGCGCGTAATGCTCAACATCCGCAACGTAACCGAGATACACCGCAGAGGTGTGAGCTATAGCCCCGATGGTATCAGCGGATGGACCAAACCTGTTTTTGATGAAGAGCTGTTTGAACCCATCTGCATGGCTACGATCATAAGGTTCGGCCAGGACCTGTTATTTATCAACCCGGATAGTAAGGACACTGCAAAAGGCAACCGCAGGAACCTCACCGTAAAGGTCAGCAGCGATGAAGGGCAAACATGGCCCCTGCAAAAGGTCCTGAACCCCGGCGCATCCGGTTATTCCGATGTTGCTGTTGGGCCGGACGGTACCGTGTATTGCCTTTATGAAACCAATGCCGGCACAGGTTTCAACTATAGCATGGTGCTGAAAAGGTTCAACCGCGAATGGATCAGTAAAAAAGACTAA
- a CDS encoding dihydrodipicolinate synthase family protein has translation MNKITGLIAATFAAYHEDGAVNLEIIPAIVEKMIADGLSGVFICGTNGEGPNLTIEERMAIAEAYVKAAGKRILVLVHVGHSSIAECRKLAAHAEKIGADAISSVAAFYFKPGSVSNLVKSMAQIASAAPNTPFYYYNIPALTGVAMDMIEFLRQAEKQIPTLAGIKYTAATLHEYHACVNYKNGKFDILFGYDEMLLPALAVGAKGAIGSTYTFAAPLYLKVMKLYEEGMSEEAAATQLHAVNMVRCLVKYPPIPAQRAIMKMEGFELGTCRLPLEPLNEKETADFKASLEEIDFFNVVKESRQLID, from the coding sequence ATGAACAAAATTACCGGATTAATAGCTGCAACCTTTGCAGCTTATCATGAGGATGGTGCAGTAAACCTGGAGATCATTCCTGCTATTGTTGAAAAAATGATCGCCGACGGTTTATCTGGCGTATTTATTTGCGGTACTAACGGAGAAGGTCCTAATCTCACCATCGAAGAAAGGATGGCCATTGCAGAAGCTTATGTAAAGGCAGCCGGCAAACGCATCCTGGTGCTGGTGCATGTGGGCCACAGTTCAATTGCTGAATGCCGTAAGCTGGCGGCACATGCTGAAAAGATAGGCGCAGATGCTATTTCTTCTGTTGCTGCATTCTATTTCAAACCCGGTTCCGTAAGCAACCTGGTGAAAAGCATGGCACAGATCGCATCTGCAGCACCTAACACACCGTTCTATTATTACAACATTCCTGCGCTCACAGGCGTGGCGATGGATATGATCGAATTTTTAAGGCAGGCAGAAAAACAGATACCCACACTTGCCGGGATCAAATACACGGCTGCTACCTTACACGAATACCATGCTTGTGTAAATTATAAAAATGGTAAGTTCGATATCTTATTCGGTTACGATGAAATGCTGTTGCCTGCATTGGCAGTAGGTGCAAAAGGAGCTATCGGCAGCACCTACACTTTTGCGGCGCCATTGTACCTGAAGGTAATGAAGTTGTATGAAGAAGGGATGAGCGAAGAAGCGGCGGCTACCCAGTTGCATGCGGTGAATATGGTGCGTTGCCTGGTGAAATATCCACCCATCCCTGCACAAAGGGCTATAATGAAAATGGAAGGATTTGAATTAGGTACCTGCCGTTTACCACTGGAACCATTGAACGAAAAGGAAACAGCAGATTTTAAAGCATCACTGGAAGAGATAGACTTTTTCAATGTAGTGAAAGAGAGTCGTCAGCTTATAGATTGA